One Pantoea trifolii DNA segment encodes these proteins:
- the ydgH gene encoding DUF1471 family protein YdgH has protein sequence MKLKNTILASTLLSLLAANAFAAKELTPEQAAALKPFERINISGRFNAIGDATDAISKEADAKGADSFYVQGINDTNGNGGNWRVTADLYKANAPKADDSTKYRTFSGVKELPKAEAYRLEPYDTVSVNGFFSSQPDVNEAIAKAAKNKGAASFFIVRQVDANNGGNQYVTAYIYKADAPERKVQNTSDSIPADSEAGKAALAAGGAAATKVAIPGVASSDTPSRNVGRFFETQSSTGQRYTVKTADGRSVQEVNAITAAQMQPFDTITFSDHFGTPTEVSEAVGKRAVEKGAKYYHITRQWQNQSGGNLTVTADLFK, from the coding sequence ATGAAGCTGAAGAACACCATTCTGGCGTCAACCTTGTTATCACTGCTGGCGGCAAATGCGTTTGCTGCTAAAGAGTTAACGCCAGAGCAAGCGGCCGCGTTGAAACCATTCGAACGTATTAATATCAGCGGCCGTTTCAATGCGATTGGCGATGCAACTGATGCCATCTCTAAAGAGGCTGATGCGAAAGGCGCTGACTCTTTCTATGTACAGGGCATCAATGATACCAACGGCAACGGCGGTAACTGGCGCGTAACGGCGGACTTGTATAAAGCCAACGCACCAAAAGCAGATGACTCCACTAAATACCGCACCTTCTCCGGCGTGAAAGAGTTGCCGAAAGCAGAAGCGTATCGCCTTGAGCCGTACGATACCGTATCGGTGAATGGTTTCTTCTCAAGCCAGCCAGATGTTAATGAAGCGATTGCCAAGGCAGCCAAAAATAAAGGCGCGGCATCCTTCTTTATCGTGCGTCAGGTGGATGCCAACAACGGCGGCAACCAGTACGTCACCGCTTACATCTATAAAGCTGATGCACCAGAGCGCAAAGTTCAGAACACCTCTGATTCGATCCCAGCGGATTCTGAAGCCGGTAAAGCAGCACTGGCCGCTGGCGGCGCCGCCGCCACTAAAGTAGCGATTCCTGGCGTGGCCTCTTCCGATACGCCAAGCCGTAACGTTGGTCGTTTCTTCGAAACCCAGAGCTCAACTGGCCAACGTTACACGGTTAAAACCGCCGATGGCCGTAGCGTGCAGGAAGTGAATGCGATTACGGCTGCGCAGATGCAACCGTTTGATACCATCACTTTCTCCGATCACTTCGGTACTCCAACCGAAGTCTCTGAAGCGGTTGGCAAACGTGCCGTAGAAAAAGGCGCTAAGTACTATCACATCACGCGTCAATGGCAGAACCAGAGCGGCGGCAACCTGACCGTCACTGCCGATCTGTTCAAGTAA
- a CDS encoding amino acid permease, which translates to MDKKLGLSALTALVLSSMLGAGVFSLPQNMAAVAGPAALLIGWLITGVGIIFLSLAMLLLTRLKPELDGGIFTYARAGFGELMGFCSAWGYWLCAVIANVSYLVIVFSALSFFTDTPDRVVFGDGNTWQAMLGASVLLWLVHCLVLRGVQTAASINLLATLGKLVPLLLFVVLALLAFNYDRFRFDFSGVELGQPLWQQVKQTMLITLWVFIGVEGAVVVSARARNKQDVGRATLMAVLAALLVYLLVTLLSLGVIPRAELAQMRNPSMAGLMKHLLGHWGDAVIAVGLIISVCGAYLSWTIMAAEVPFLAAQQGAFPRSIARQNRHNSPSASLWLTNGSVQVCLILIALTGADYNTLLTIASEMILVPYLLVGLYLIKVVRGQNKPWAMFTGIGASAYGIWLLYASGPLHLLLSVVLYAPGLLLFLYARRGGRGDKMLSQLERIAIVLLMAASLPALWQLTN; encoded by the coding sequence TTGGATAAAAAATTAGGTCTTAGTGCGCTCACCGCGTTGGTGCTCAGCTCAATGCTGGGCGCTGGCGTGTTCAGCCTGCCGCAAAACATGGCGGCGGTTGCCGGCCCGGCGGCGCTGCTGATCGGCTGGCTGATCACCGGCGTTGGCATCATCTTCCTGTCACTTGCCATGCTGTTACTGACGCGGCTTAAACCCGAGTTGGATGGCGGCATCTTTACCTATGCGCGCGCCGGCTTTGGTGAGCTGATGGGCTTCTGCTCGGCGTGGGGATATTGGCTTTGTGCGGTTATCGCCAACGTCTCTTATCTGGTGATTGTCTTCTCGGCGTTGAGCTTCTTTACCGACACGCCGGATCGCGTGGTGTTTGGCGATGGCAATACGTGGCAGGCGATGCTCGGCGCATCGGTGCTGCTGTGGCTGGTGCATTGCCTGGTGCTGCGCGGCGTGCAAACGGCGGCCAGCATTAATTTGCTGGCAACGCTGGGCAAGCTGGTGCCGCTGCTGCTGTTTGTGGTGCTGGCGCTGCTGGCGTTCAACTACGATCGCTTCCGCTTTGATTTCAGCGGTGTCGAACTCGGTCAGCCGCTGTGGCAGCAGGTGAAGCAAACCATGCTGATCACCTTGTGGGTGTTTATTGGTGTGGAAGGCGCGGTGGTGGTTTCTGCGCGTGCGCGAAATAAGCAAGATGTCGGACGCGCCACGCTGATGGCGGTGCTGGCCGCGCTGCTGGTCTATTTGCTGGTTACGCTGCTGTCGTTAGGCGTGATTCCGCGTGCCGAACTGGCGCAGATGCGCAATCCTTCCATGGCCGGTTTGATGAAGCATCTGCTGGGTCATTGGGGCGATGCGGTGATTGCGGTTGGGTTGATTATTTCGGTGTGCGGCGCCTATCTGAGCTGGACAATTATGGCCGCTGAAGTGCCGTTCCTCGCTGCGCAACAAGGTGCCTTCCCACGCAGCATTGCGCGCCAGAATCGCCACAACTCCCCTTCGGCCTCGTTGTGGCTGACCAACGGCAGCGTACAGGTTTGCCTGATCTTGATCGCCTTGACCGGCGCGGATTACAACACGCTGCTGACCATCGCCTCAGAAATGATTTTGGTGCCCTATCTGCTGGTTGGTCTGTATCTGATTAAGGTGGTGCGCGGGCAAAACAAACCCTGGGCGATGTTTACCGGCATCGGCGCCAGCGCGTATGGCATTTGGCTGCTGTATGCGTCCGGTCCCTTGCATCTGCTGCTTTCAGTGGTGCTTTATGCGCCTGGATTGCTGCTGTTCCTGTACGCACGACGCGGCGGCCGTGGCGACAAGATGTTGTCACAGCTGGAGCGCATCGCGATTGTGTTGTTGATGGCGGCGTCACTGCCAGCCTTGTGGCAGCTAACGAATTAG
- the rstA gene encoding two-component system response regulator RstA, with translation MNKIVYVEDEPEVGELIAAYLGRHDIEVIVETRGDRAEATIALHDPDLVMLDIMLPGKDGMTLCRDLRASWQGPIVLLTSLDSDMNHILSLEMGANDYILKTTPPAVLLARLRLHLRQAHVGQPEVTPAIQSSQRVLRFGSLTIDSLNRQVTLFEENIVLSTADFDLLWELANHAGQILNRDALLKTLRGVTYDGMDRSIDVAISRLRKKLYDSATEPFRIKTIRNKGYLFAPQAWDTRSA, from the coding sequence ATGAACAAAATCGTCTATGTGGAAGATGAGCCAGAAGTAGGCGAATTGATCGCCGCTTACCTTGGCCGCCACGATATTGAAGTTATTGTTGAAACGCGCGGTGACCGCGCCGAAGCCACCATCGCCCTGCACGATCCCGATTTAGTGATGCTGGATATCATGTTACCCGGCAAGGATGGCATGACATTGTGCCGCGATCTGCGTGCCAGCTGGCAAGGTCCGATTGTCTTGCTCACCTCACTCGACAGCGACATGAACCACATTCTGTCGCTGGAAATGGGCGCTAACGATTACATCCTCAAAACCACGCCGCCAGCGGTGTTGCTGGCGCGCCTGCGTTTGCATCTGCGTCAGGCGCATGTTGGGCAGCCGGAAGTGACGCCCGCTATTCAAAGCTCGCAGCGCGTGTTGCGTTTCGGTTCACTGACCATCGACTCGCTCAATCGTCAGGTGACGCTGTTTGAGGAGAATATTGTACTGTCCACCGCCGATTTCGATCTGCTGTGGGAGCTGGCGAATCATGCCGGGCAAATCCTCAATCGCGATGCGCTGCTGAAAACCCTGCGCGGCGTCACCTACGATGGCATGGACCGCAGCATTGATGTGGCGATTTCTCGGCTGCGTAAAAAATTGTACGACAGCGCTACCGAGCCGTTTCGCATCAAAACCATCCGCAACAAAGGCTATCTGTTCGCGCCGCAGGCCTGGGATACCCGTTCCGCATGA
- the rstB gene encoding two-component system sensor histidine kinase RstB, whose product MRKLFIQFYLLLFVCFLVMTLLVGLVYKFTAERAGRQSMNDLMASSLFLMRSELREIPPRDWSKTIRSLDLDLSFDLNIEPMSKYQLGDADMKRLRAGEIVAIDDQYTFLQHIPRSHYVLSVGPIPYLFYLHQMRILDIALLAFIGMSLALPVFIWLRPHWQEMQRLEKAAERFGRGELDVRTHFESTSSLHSLGVAFNQMAENINTLVASKKQLIDGIAHELRTPLVRLRYRLEMSDNLTDAESAALNRDVGQLESLIEELLTYARLDRPRVDLHLQSFDLAQWLRVHIEDVQTMNPQTQIALDIPQLENVGSADTRLMERVLDNLVNNALRYAQQRLRVSLWFDGALGCLQVEDDGPGIPQEERARVFEPFVRLDPSRDRATGGCGLGLAIVHSIALAMQGNVSIESSPLGGASVRFCWPVDLPLRDIAPRLPS is encoded by the coding sequence ATGAGAAAGCTCTTTATTCAGTTCTATTTGCTGCTGTTCGTCTGTTTTCTGGTGATGACATTGCTGGTTGGGTTGGTGTACAAATTCACCGCCGAACGCGCCGGACGCCAGTCAATGAACGATTTGATGGCCAGTTCGCTGTTTTTGATGCGCAGCGAACTGCGCGAGATCCCGCCGCGCGACTGGAGCAAAACCATTCGCAGCCTCGATCTCGATCTGTCGTTTGATCTGAATATTGAGCCGATGAGCAAATATCAGCTGGGTGATGCCGACATGAAGCGCCTGCGCGCTGGCGAAATCGTGGCCATTGACGATCAGTACACCTTCTTACAGCACATTCCGCGCAGCCATTACGTGCTTTCCGTCGGCCCAATCCCTTACCTTTTCTATCTGCACCAGATGCGCATTTTGGATATCGCGCTGCTGGCGTTTATTGGTATGTCGCTGGCGCTGCCGGTATTTATCTGGCTGCGTCCACACTGGCAAGAGATGCAGCGGCTGGAGAAAGCCGCCGAACGTTTTGGTCGCGGCGAACTCGACGTGCGCACTCATTTTGAAAGCACCTCCAGCCTGCACAGTCTTGGCGTGGCGTTTAATCAGATGGCGGAGAACATCAACACGCTGGTTGCCAGTAAGAAACAGCTGATTGACGGCATCGCGCACGAGTTGCGCACGCCGCTGGTGCGGCTGCGTTACCGGCTGGAGATGAGCGATAACCTCACCGATGCGGAATCCGCCGCGCTAAACCGCGATGTGGGTCAGCTGGAGAGTTTGATTGAGGAGTTGCTGACGTATGCGCGCCTCGATCGCCCACGCGTTGATCTCCATCTGCAATCCTTCGATCTGGCGCAATGGCTGCGTGTGCATATCGAAGATGTGCAAACCATGAACCCGCAGACGCAGATTGCGCTGGATATCCCGCAGCTGGAGAACGTTGGCAGTGCCGATACACGCCTGATGGAGCGCGTGCTGGATAATTTGGTGAATAACGCCCTGCGCTATGCGCAACAGCGTTTGCGCGTCAGCTTATGGTTTGATGGCGCGCTGGGCTGTTTGCAGGTGGAAGACGACGGTCCGGGCATTCCGCAGGAAGAGCGCGCACGCGTGTTTGAACCTTTTGTCCGCCTCGATCCGAGCCGCGATCGCGCCACCGGCGGCTGTGGTTTGGGTCTGGCGATCGTGCACTCTATTGCGCTGGCGATGCAGGGAAATGTCTCGATTGAGAGCAGCCCGCTCGGCGGCGCCAGCGTTCGCTTTTGCTGGCCGGTTGATCTACCCTTGCGGGACATTGCGCCACGCTTACCGTCATAA
- a CDS encoding carboxypeptidase M32 — translation MTSAYQELSRTFQRLSRFGHLGAIAGVDMQTTMPPGGSQARGEAMAELSVFIHEVLTDKRLGGLFDAAQQESLNDVEQVNLSEMQRAWQQATLLPASLVEAKSLAGSRCEHAWRQQRPANDWQGFSANLKEVVKLSREEAQLRADALGVSRYDALLDVFEPGMTSAQLDQTFGDLKSWLPDLLQQAVAKQQQTPIAQPVGPFAIESQKQLGLSVMKTLGFDFNHGRLDVSAHPFCGGVPEDVRITTRYNENDFLSAMMGVIHETGHARYEQNLPKQWRGQPVAQARSTAIHESQSLFMEMQLGRSKAFLQHIHPQVVALMGDQPALALNNFIRQTQRVKPGFIRVDADELSYPAHVILRYEIERALIEGEIEVDDIPALWDEKMQQSLGIDTRGNYRDGCMQDIHWTDGAFGYFPTYTLGAMYAAQLFQAVKRAIPQIETLIQQGDLQPVFDWLQQNIWQHGSRFPTQQLLINATGEALNPHYFRQHLEQRYLSE, via the coding sequence GTGACTTCAGCTTATCAAGAACTTAGCCGCACTTTTCAGCGTCTCTCCCGCTTTGGTCATTTAGGTGCCATTGCCGGTGTCGATATGCAAACCACCATGCCGCCGGGCGGCAGCCAGGCACGCGGTGAAGCGATGGCCGAACTGAGCGTGTTCATACACGAAGTGCTGACCGATAAACGCCTCGGCGGGCTGTTTGATGCCGCGCAGCAGGAATCTCTGAATGATGTCGAGCAGGTTAACCTGAGCGAGATGCAGCGCGCCTGGCAACAAGCCACGTTGTTGCCAGCGTCACTGGTGGAAGCCAAGTCGCTGGCCGGTTCGCGCTGTGAGCACGCCTGGCGTCAGCAGCGTCCGGCAAATGACTGGCAAGGTTTCTCCGCCAATCTGAAAGAAGTGGTGAAGCTGAGCCGTGAAGAGGCGCAGCTGCGTGCCGATGCGCTCGGCGTTTCGCGTTACGATGCGTTGCTGGATGTATTCGAACCCGGCATGACCAGCGCCCAATTGGACCAAACCTTTGGCGATTTGAAAAGCTGGCTGCCCGACCTATTGCAACAAGCCGTGGCGAAGCAGCAGCAAACGCCGATCGCGCAGCCGGTGGGTCCGTTTGCTATCGAATCACAGAAGCAGCTCGGCCTGAGCGTGATGAAAACGCTGGGCTTCGATTTCAATCACGGCCGGTTAGATGTGAGTGCGCATCCATTCTGTGGCGGCGTGCCGGAAGATGTGCGCATTACCACGCGTTACAACGAGAACGACTTCCTCAGCGCCATGATGGGCGTGATTCATGAAACCGGCCATGCGCGTTACGAGCAGAATTTGCCAAAACAGTGGCGCGGTCAGCCAGTGGCGCAGGCGCGTTCTACCGCGATTCATGAATCTCAAAGCCTGTTTATGGAAATGCAACTGGGGCGCAGTAAAGCCTTCCTGCAGCATATCCATCCACAGGTGGTGGCGCTGATGGGCGATCAGCCTGCGCTGGCGTTAAACAATTTCATCCGTCAGACGCAGCGCGTGAAGCCGGGCTTTATTCGCGTCGACGCCGATGAGTTGAGCTATCCGGCGCACGTGATCTTACGTTACGAGATCGAGCGCGCGCTGATTGAGGGCGAGATTGAAGTGGATGATATCCCTGCGTTGTGGGACGAGAAGATGCAGCAATCGTTGGGCATTGATACACGCGGTAATTACCGCGACGGCTGCATGCAGGATATTCACTGGACCGACGGCGCGTTTGGCTATTTCCCAACCTACACCTTGGGTGCGATGTACGCGGCCCAGCTGTTCCAGGCGGTTAAGCGTGCGATTCCACAGATCGAAACGCTGATCCAACAAGGCGATTTGCAGCCGGTGTTTGACTGGTTACAGCAGAACATCTGGCAGCACGGTAGCCGTTTCCCGACGCAGCAACTGCTGATCAATGCCACCGGCGAAGCGCTGAATCCGCACTATTTCCGTCAGCACCTTGAACAACGTTATCTGTCTGAGTAA
- the asr gene encoding acid resistance repetitive basic protein Asr — MKKLFALVIAAAMGMSSVAFAAETTAAPAAAATTTAAPVKHKMAHHKKPAAQKAQAAKKHKKVEKKAPAAQKAQAAKKHHKKATKPAAQKAQAAKKHHKATKPAAQKAQAAKKHHKATKPAAQKAQAAKKHHKKVTKPAAQKAQAAKKHHKVKKAAK, encoded by the coding sequence ATGAAAAAATTATTTGCACTGGTGATCGCCGCTGCTATGGGTATGTCTTCTGTTGCTTTCGCTGCTGAAACAACTGCTGCTCCAGCCGCTGCTGCAACCACAACTGCTGCGCCAGTTAAACACAAAATGGCTCACCACAAAAAACCAGCTGCTCAAAAAGCGCAGGCTGCTAAGAAACACAAGAAAGTAGAGAAGAAAGCGCCAGCTGCACAGAAAGCTCAGGCCGCTAAAAAGCATCACAAAAAAGCAACCAAGCCAGCTGCACAGAAAGCCCAGGCTGCTAAAAAGCACCACAAAGCAACCAAGCCAGCTGCACAGAAAGCCCAGGCTGCTAAAAAGCACCACAAAGCAACCAAGCCAGCTGCACAGAAAGCTCAGGCTGCTAAAAAGCACCACAAAAAAGTAACCAAACCCGCTGCGCAGAAAGCTCAGGCAGCTAAAAAGCATCACAAAGTGAAAAAAGCAGCTAAATAA
- the ydgU gene encoding small membrane protein YdgU encodes MVRRYRFEIILIVMILCGIVAASFFI; translated from the coding sequence ATGGTGCGTCGCTATCGCTTCGAAATTATTCTGATTGTGATGATCCTCTGTGGCATAGTTGCAGCCAGCTTTTTTATCTAG